The Zingiber officinale cultivar Zhangliang chromosome 9A, Zo_v1.1, whole genome shotgun sequence genome window below encodes:
- the LOC122018947 gene encoding origin of replication complex subunit 2-like: protein MSVSPEGNVETFQIVTRKGEMLSKFLLAGTTCGVTISVKFLTRLVEKMDVGVHEMTMEDEEDDLMLSRNYFLAKEIGSSSRKKSSQKHVVDINHVDEQVLRKEVFDIPVKHENEIQHLIKSYRNLYPKWLFELRCGFGLLMYGFGSKKALLEDFASTSLTDFGVVVINGYLPSNNLKQALITLAEVLSDQLKHERKSSTRSKSNTEHTFSSLSIEDLLSFLNVQLPQDNNCFVCVIIHNIDGPSLRDPDSQQYLAQLASCSRVRMVASIDHVNAPLLWDKKMVHTQFKWSWHHVPTFAPYKAEGNFFPLILANYGNAQTTKTALVVLQSLTPNAQSVFKILAEHQLANEKEGMPNSTLYTKCRARFLVSNQVTLNSHLTEFKDHELVKARRHSDGQDCFYIPLPSEALSKLLQELA, encoded by the exons ATGAGTGTGAGCCCTGAGGGCAATGTAGAAacgtttcagattgtcacccgtaaaggagagatgttgtcgaaatttcttctagcagggacTACCTGTGGCGTGACAATCTCGGTGAAGTTCTT gaCACGCTTGGTTGAAAAGATGGATGTTGGGGTCCATGAGATGACTAtggaggatgaagaagatgacctCATGCTGTCAAGAAATTACTTCCTTGCCAAAGAAATTGGCAGCTCTTCAAGGAAGAAATCCTCGCAAAAACACGTCGTCGACATCAATCATGTTGACGAACAG GTCCTCCGAAAAGAAGTCTTTGATATTCCAGTGAAGCATGAAAACGAAATCCAACATTTAATCAAAAGTTACAGAAATTTATACCCTAAGTGGCTTTTTGAGTTAAG GTGTGGTTTTGGTTTATTAATGTATGGATTTGGTTCTAAAAAAGCCTTGCTCGAGGATTTTGCTTCAACAAGCTTAACTGATTTTGGAGTGGTCGTGATCAATGGCTATCTTCCATCAAACAATCTTAAACAA GCCCTGATAACCCTAGCTGAAGTCCTCTCGGACCAATTAAAACATGAAAGGAAGAGCTCTACAAGAAGCAAATCGAACACTGAACATACTTTTAGTTCTCTGTCAATTGAAGATCTTCTCTCATTTCTGAATGTGCAACTTCCACAAGACAATAACTGTTTTGTCTGTGTTATCATACACAACATTGATGGTCCTTCTTTGAGAGATCCTGATTCACAACAGTATCTTGCGCAATTAGCAAGCTGTTCTAGAGTCCGTATGGTTGCATCGATTGACCATGTGAATGCACCTCTTT TGTGGGACAAGAAGATGGTGCACACTCAGTTCAAGTGGTCGTGGCATCACGTCCCAACTTTTGCCCCTTACAAGGCGGAGGGCAATTTTTTCCCATTGATTTTGGCAAATTATGGCAATGCCCAAACCACGAAAACTGCTTTGGTTGTTCTACAGAGTTTGACACCCAATGCGCAGAGTGTTTTTAAAATCCTTGCCGAGCATCAGCTAGCCAATGAGAAAGAAG GCATGCCAAACAGCACCTTGTACACCAAGTGCCGCGCGCGATTCCTGGTTAGCAACCAAGTAACACTGAATTCCCATCTAACAGAGTTCAAAGACCATGAGTTAGTGAAGGCGAGACGGCACTCAGATGGACAAGATTGTTTCTACATTCCTCTACCCTCTGAAGCACTCAGCAAGCTCTTGCAAGAATTGGCATAA